From a region of the Roseivirga sp. 4D4 genome:
- a CDS encoding thiol:disulfide interchange protein DsbA/DsbL gives MRVFTICLVLALSTLSLSAQKTFKEGKHYEVVSSQKTAQPVVTEFFSLYCGHCFQFEPIMDTLAVSLIDGAKFEKSHVNYLPRDNEETQMGIVKAFLAMQDLGMQKELTAQFFAAIHVKGIEIDSVDDIKQIFLANDVSEEKFKALFNDPDLIKRATTMSKLWEEKQVTNVPTLVVNGIYKIDTRSVRSLQELIDLTNYLLAK, from the coding sequence ATGAGAGTTTTTACGATCTGTTTGGTACTGGCTTTATCCACTTTATCGCTTTCAGCGCAAAAGACATTCAAGGAAGGAAAACACTATGAGGTAGTGTCTAGTCAAAAGACTGCTCAACCTGTGGTTACAGAATTCTTTTCACTGTATTGTGGACATTGTTTTCAGTTTGAACCTATTATGGATACCCTAGCTGTCTCGTTAATTGACGGTGCCAAGTTTGAAAAGTCTCATGTCAATTATCTCCCGAGGGATAACGAGGAGACTCAAATGGGAATTGTAAAAGCATTTTTGGCAATGCAAGATTTAGGTATGCAAAAAGAACTCACTGCGCAGTTCTTTGCTGCAATTCACGTGAAGGGAATTGAGATTGATTCGGTAGACGATATCAAGCAGATTTTTCTAGCCAACGATGTTTCTGAAGAGAAATTCAAGGCGCTTTTCAACGATCCAGATTTGATCAAACGTGCCACGACCATGTCCAAGCTTTGGGAAGAGAAGCAAGTCACTAACGTACCGACTCTTGTCGTCAACGGTATCTATAAAATCGATACAAGGAGTGTTAGATCTTTACAAGAGCTTATTGACCTAACCAACTATCTCTTGGCCAAGTAG
- a CDS encoding acylase, with the protein MKNLYLSFLLLFLYACQPSTTSEVEKWQAQAEKVTIIRDDYGVPHIYGKTDADAVFGMLYAQCEDDFPRVERNYYWAIGRLAEAEGEAALYSDLRARLYMTIDEAKEAYESAPDWLKELCQAYADGINYYLHTHPEVQPKVLTRFEPWFPMFFFEGSIGGDIESVSTRRIRSFYGEGKSMAFADITPQERFEEEPSGSNGFAISGEHTASGNAMLLINPHTSFYFRGESQVVSEEGLNAYGATTWGQFFIYQGFSEKNGWMHTSTRVDFMDDFLETVEEREGKLQYKYGEEWRDVEVGEVTLKYKDGAEMKEKTFPTYRTHHGPITGKIDDKWVATKLNWEPVDALIQSFTRTKTANHEEFWEMMKIRRNSSNNTVYADADGTIAYYHGDFVPKRDPQFDYQRPVDGSNPATDWQGMHELDEIITIVNPGNGWIQNCNSTPFTAAAEFSPKPEDYPFYMAPDAENFRGVHAVQLLSEVKDLTIDGLIELAHDPYLPAFEKVIPGLLKAIESSPAKMRSLRGPYQVLKNWDLKTSKESVAMTLAHFYGTIYNRKGKNPEGLRGNERFDYFGTGSPYAERISIFEEAVAAITEDFGTWETPWGDYNRFQRLSGDMDLQYDDNAPSIPVGMTTSRWGALAAYGARSFNGSKKIYGYRGNSFVAMVEFGDKVKAKSMLAGGQSNDPNSPHFDDQAQRYADIQFKDVAYYRVDVEARAEETYKPGKRK; encoded by the coding sequence ATGAAGAATCTTTACCTTTCTTTTCTATTACTCTTTCTTTATGCATGCCAACCTAGCACGACCAGTGAGGTTGAAAAATGGCAGGCGCAAGCAGAAAAAGTCACCATTATACGAGATGATTATGGTGTGCCGCATATCTATGGCAAGACGGATGCCGATGCAGTATTTGGTATGCTGTATGCCCAGTGTGAAGATGATTTTCCCCGAGTGGAAAGGAATTACTATTGGGCCATTGGGAGACTAGCTGAAGCCGAGGGAGAAGCAGCTTTGTACAGCGACTTGAGAGCAAGACTTTATATGACGATCGATGAGGCAAAAGAGGCCTATGAATCTGCACCAGATTGGTTAAAAGAATTATGCCAGGCCTATGCCGATGGAATCAATTACTATCTACATACACACCCTGAAGTTCAACCGAAGGTACTCACCCGTTTTGAGCCTTGGTTCCCAATGTTCTTCTTCGAAGGATCGATCGGTGGGGACATAGAAAGCGTATCTACAAGAAGAATTCGTTCCTTCTATGGGGAAGGTAAGTCTATGGCTTTTGCTGACATTACTCCACAAGAAAGGTTTGAAGAAGAGCCAAGTGGTTCTAACGGGTTTGCCATTTCAGGTGAGCATACTGCTTCAGGTAATGCGATGTTGCTTATCAATCCGCATACTTCTTTCTATTTCAGAGGAGAATCTCAAGTAGTAAGTGAAGAGGGACTGAACGCCTACGGAGCTACCACTTGGGGACAGTTTTTTATCTACCAAGGGTTTAGCGAAAAGAATGGCTGGATGCATACTTCTACACGAGTCGACTTCATGGATGATTTCTTGGAAACCGTGGAGGAGCGTGAGGGAAAACTCCAGTATAAGTATGGCGAAGAATGGAGAGATGTAGAAGTAGGAGAGGTGACCTTGAAGTATAAGGATGGTGCCGAAATGAAGGAAAAGACCTTCCCAACTTACAGAACTCATCACGGACCGATCACAGGTAAAATTGATGATAAGTGGGTGGCTACTAAACTCAACTGGGAACCTGTAGATGCACTTATCCAATCCTTTACCAGAACAAAGACGGCTAATCATGAAGAGTTCTGGGAAATGATGAAAATCCGAAGAAACTCATCCAACAATACCGTTTATGCTGATGCCGATGGCACCATCGCTTATTATCATGGTGACTTCGTACCGAAGCGCGATCCTCAATTTGACTATCAAAGGCCCGTAGATGGTAGTAATCCCGCCACGGATTGGCAGGGCATGCATGAATTGGATGAGATCATTACCATTGTCAACCCAGGAAACGGCTGGATTCAAAACTGTAATTCTACCCCATTTACTGCTGCTGCAGAATTCAGCCCTAAGCCAGAAGATTACCCATTCTATATGGCCCCTGATGCGGAGAACTTTCGAGGGGTGCATGCCGTGCAACTTTTAAGTGAAGTAAAGGATTTGACCATTGATGGTTTGATTGAATTGGCCCACGATCCGTACTTGCCGGCTTTTGAAAAGGTAATTCCTGGATTATTGAAAGCGATTGAAAGTAGTCCTGCGAAGATGAGGTCGTTGAGAGGTCCTTACCAAGTATTGAAGAATTGGGATTTAAAGACTTCGAAGGAATCGGTCGCTATGACGTTGGCGCACTTCTATGGCACAATTTATAACCGAAAAGGAAAGAACCCTGAAGGGCTTAGAGGTAACGAGCGCTTCGACTATTTCGGAACAGGCTCGCCTTATGCCGAACGTATCTCAATCTTTGAGGAGGCGGTTGCTGCTATAACCGAAGACTTTGGTACTTGGGAAACGCCATGGGGAGATTATAACCGTTTTCAGAGGCTTTCGGGAGATATGGACCTGCAGTATGACGATAATGCACCTAGTATTCCCGTGGGTATGACTACCAGTCGTTGGGGCGCTTTGGCTGCCTATGGTGCCAGGAGCTTTAATGGTTCAAAGAAGATCTACGGTTACAGGGGTAATAGCTTTGTTGCCATGGTTGAGTTTGGTGACAAGGTAAAGGCTAAGAGTATGTTGGCGGGTGGTCAAAGCAATGATCCTAATTCACCACACTTTGATGATCAGGCACAACGATATGCAGATATTCAATTCAAAGATGTGGCCTACTATAGAGTAGATGTAGAGGCTAGGGCAGAAGAAACTTACAAGCCGGGTAAGAGAAAGTGA
- a CDS encoding ABC transporter permease: MPNKKQLPPKLYTRLFEWFCKEEYFLELQGDLEEEFSENLREQGYSIAARLYKKEVLKMIRPSVLKKVKLNDNNFSAMFRINAKLAFRNLLKNKLYTFINVGGLAISLAVCMLILLYVNSETSYDDYHPNKDRLYRVALDRFYPDHTSHYAVTPFSMAEQAAIDFPEVEAFCRIFPGFGINVTYENETFLENDLRASDKNFFDLFGIELLKGNKTELFDVQNAVIISESTAIKYFGQDEAVGKILKSDLGDLIVTGVAEDTPENTHFKFDLLINLELLNFLQANFVNFSVHNYLLLKEGVDPELINKKYVDLVETYAAGQIERNQKISFEEFKASGNGYNYFLQPVTDIHLKSQLEAEFEPNGNITYIYIFLSIAVFIVALAAVNFINLATARSTERAKEVGIRKVLGSEKRQLISQFLIESVFVSIAGMLIAVGLVYLITPAFNGFTDKSIPLSDFTTAPNIGILAAFSLILGGIAGIYPAFVLSSFQPVVVLKGKMIHSKNGAWIRNGLVVFQFFISIVLICSTLIVGQQMRYMQDRNLGFEKDNILVIERAFSVPDIETFKTEVGKIPGVNGMGASSAMPGSGFYFGASFRLQGVNESIALNCAVFADDFQETMQMELIAGRSFSKEYQDTLALILNESAVSALGIEGDPVGQRVINVQGANNPAGDAVYQVAGVIKDYNYKSLHTEITPMAIFSDESSFGGNVANLALKIDQNQAASIIESVREIWREQAPNQTYVYSFLDDTLLELYEAEKKSGDLFLVFTGIAIWIACIGLFGLATFIIGSRIKEIGVRKVLGATSARVVFLLMNDFNKLIFIAVVLAIPAAVWVMGQWLESFAYRINMMDTWISFVIGGVVSLAVAWVTVSYHSIKAAMSNPVKNLRTE; the protein is encoded by the coding sequence ATGCCTAATAAGAAGCAACTGCCTCCAAAGCTTTATACCAGACTCTTCGAGTGGTTCTGCAAGGAGGAGTATTTTTTAGAATTACAGGGAGATCTAGAGGAAGAGTTCTCCGAAAACCTTAGAGAGCAAGGGTATTCCATTGCCGCTAGGCTTTACAAAAAAGAGGTCCTGAAAATGATCAGGCCATCAGTACTCAAAAAAGTCAAACTCAACGATAACAATTTTTCAGCCATGTTTAGAATCAACGCCAAACTCGCATTCAGAAACCTGCTCAAAAACAAACTTTACACTTTTATTAATGTTGGAGGGCTTGCCATAAGCCTTGCGGTCTGCATGCTCATCTTACTTTATGTTAATAGTGAAACAAGTTATGATGACTATCACCCTAATAAAGACAGGCTGTATCGTGTCGCGTTGGACAGGTTCTATCCGGATCACACTTCACATTATGCGGTTACCCCCTTTTCTATGGCCGAGCAAGCGGCAATTGACTTCCCCGAAGTCGAAGCTTTCTGCCGAATCTTTCCAGGCTTTGGCATCAACGTTACTTATGAAAATGAGACCTTCCTGGAGAATGACCTAAGAGCTTCGGATAAGAACTTCTTTGACCTCTTCGGTATTGAACTATTAAAAGGAAACAAGACGGAACTTTTTGATGTTCAAAATGCCGTCATAATATCGGAGAGCACGGCCATCAAATATTTTGGACAGGATGAAGCCGTAGGCAAAATTCTAAAATCGGACTTAGGTGATCTGATTGTTACAGGTGTAGCCGAAGACACTCCCGAGAATACACACTTCAAATTTGACCTGCTGATCAACTTAGAGTTACTCAACTTTCTTCAAGCCAACTTCGTGAATTTTTCAGTACACAACTACCTCTTACTGAAAGAGGGTGTTGACCCGGAATTGATCAACAAGAAATATGTTGACCTGGTAGAAACCTACGCTGCCGGGCAAATTGAAAGAAACCAGAAGATTTCATTTGAAGAATTCAAAGCCAGTGGAAATGGTTATAACTACTTTCTTCAACCCGTCACAGACATCCACCTGAAGTCGCAACTAGAAGCTGAATTTGAGCCTAACGGCAATATCACCTATATCTATATTTTCCTTTCTATCGCGGTATTTATTGTGGCGCTGGCGGCAGTAAACTTCATAAACCTTGCAACGGCTAGGTCTACAGAAAGGGCAAAAGAAGTGGGTATTCGAAAGGTCCTCGGGTCGGAGAAGAGGCAGCTCATCAGCCAATTCCTTATAGAATCAGTCTTTGTTAGTATTGCAGGAATGCTCATCGCGGTAGGCCTTGTTTACCTGATCACACCGGCCTTCAATGGGTTCACAGACAAGTCCATTCCTTTGAGTGATTTTACGACAGCCCCGAATATTGGAATCCTTGCAGCTTTCAGTTTAATACTTGGGGGTATTGCGGGCATATACCCTGCCTTTGTATTATCCTCATTTCAACCAGTTGTTGTACTGAAAGGCAAGATGATCCACAGTAAAAATGGTGCCTGGATTCGCAACGGATTGGTGGTTTTCCAATTCTTCATCTCGATTGTACTCATCTGTAGTACCCTCATTGTCGGCCAACAAATGCGCTATATGCAAGATCGAAATCTAGGCTTCGAAAAAGACAATATTCTGGTTATTGAAAGGGCCTTCAGCGTACCAGACATTGAGACCTTTAAGACTGAGGTAGGTAAAATCCCTGGTGTCAACGGCATGGGGGCCTCAAGTGCTATGCCGGGAAGTGGCTTCTACTTTGGCGCATCTTTCCGACTCCAGGGAGTAAACGAATCCATAGCCTTGAATTGTGCCGTCTTCGCTGATGACTTCCAGGAAACAATGCAAATGGAGCTTATTGCTGGCCGTTCTTTCTCCAAAGAATATCAGGACACGCTAGCCTTGATCTTAAATGAATCTGCAGTTAGCGCTTTGGGTATCGAAGGAGATCCAGTTGGCCAGAGGGTAATTAACGTTCAGGGCGCTAATAATCCAGCGGGTGACGCAGTCTATCAGGTCGCAGGGGTTATCAAGGATTATAATTATAAGTCATTACACACCGAAATCACACCAATGGCAATCTTCAGTGATGAGAGTTCTTTTGGTGGTAATGTGGCAAACTTGGCGCTCAAGATTGACCAGAATCAGGCGGCAAGCATTATTGAATCGGTTCGTGAAATCTGGAGAGAACAGGCTCCAAACCAAACTTATGTTTACAGCTTTTTGGATGATACTTTGCTTGAGCTATATGAAGCGGAAAAGAAGTCGGGTGATCTCTTCTTAGTCTTTACTGGCATCGCCATATGGATCGCTTGTATTGGGCTATTCGGCCTGGCCACCTTCATAATTGGCAGCAGAATCAAGGAAATTGGCGTGAGGAAAGTTCTCGGAGCTACTTCAGCCAGAGTAGTTTTCTTATTGATGAATGACTTCAATAAGTTGATTTTCATTGCGGTGGTGCTGGCTATACCCGCTGCAGTGTGGGTAATGGGTCAATGGTTAGAGAGCTTCGCTTACAGAATTAATATGATGGATACTTGGATCTCTTTTGTAATTGGAGGAGTCGTGTCTTTGGCAGTAGCTTGGGTTACGGTGAGCTATCACTCGATAAAAGCTGCTATGTCTAATCCGGTGAAGAACTTAAGAACTGAGTAG
- a CDS encoding PadR family transcriptional regulator, with translation MKGTHLGEFQEVALLTILVLGDDAYGVSIKREINKNIKRDISRGALHTALTRLEEKGLLKSKQGEANEERGGRPKRYYEVTNKGKQALHDAREMRDTLWDKIPSIRLELQYA, from the coding sequence ATGAAAGGGACTCATTTGGGTGAATTTCAGGAAGTAGCCCTCCTCACAATTCTCGTTTTGGGTGATGACGCCTATGGCGTTAGCATAAAAAGAGAGATTAACAAAAACATAAAAAGAGATATCAGCCGCGGTGCCCTTCACACTGCACTTACCCGACTAGAAGAAAAAGGACTTCTTAAGTCGAAACAGGGTGAGGCCAATGAAGAGCGTGGTGGCAGGCCCAAACGATATTACGAAGTAACCAACAAGGGCAAGCAAGCCTTGCATGACGCTCGTGAAATGAGAGATACGCTTTGGGATAAAATTCCAAGCATTAGGCTAGAGCTTCAATATGCCTAA
- a CDS encoding FtsX-like permease family protein, protein MNNDPPKFWTKLFRWFCNGSLFEELQGDLEERFYRVQEEQGSKKAKSLYKKEVIKLFRPSVFKRTFTTPIMRHSLISHFWKMSFRNLKKNLSYTLLNTTGFAAALAVCLFCINAIYSNQQLDKNFSDGDRIYRVNLEARDLEGQNLSATTQISLYQKIQEAIPEAENIAIIQNQVMYTSAYLKGVRRNVLGQGINKDFFKIFDYEMVLGSSETLFDNPKHIIITKELMDKYYSEETVIGSSLGKYIISGVVEDPAKVSHLDFEFLHSEYQDHTASAFYTSWKIYSMQALYIKLSPNTDVSYVKDKLALLSASINNELNNSEEGIEYNYILEPLAKVAQSNAIQNKGVLLNGEVQNMLIGLVIITLIIANFNYTNLAMASAISRAKEVGIRKVLGTGKYSLVYQFLIETTMLSLLGLAFALLLFKLLAPSVASFTDFTFQERLTLGQVSLFFSFTLFTGLISGLVPGLFFSNISILSLFRKTTQRSGVSLDRLKKGLMTTQVTISLLVFTLGILVLSQSSLILDQKTPFSGEQVVALDLPPSDSLSTVFRTEAERLNGVESIAGTLAVPFVSAFGNYGIRKQHVEDPNQRYSAVILQADSGFVSTFGKSIDWLTDKEIAEDRPYFLVNKAFIKAMNDTIKTFDQTTFSLGRDYYPVLGIINDLNLSDPIEEAKPAAILITHEYPFSTLMLRINEASFASTLGQLGELYQLRYPNNDFQPVFVDDVLANRMSQFRNIVRALIFVFASIIAITLMGQIGMAMYQAKTREKEIGIRKVLGAEFKQIIRLILKSTFLQLIVAGLIACPSAYLLFSKMSPDLSIPLEIKVYHFAGAFLLFSIVISTLVSSQTWKTITQNPVDSLQNE, encoded by the coding sequence ATGAATAACGATCCACCGAAGTTTTGGACAAAGCTATTTCGCTGGTTTTGCAACGGCTCACTATTTGAAGAGCTTCAAGGCGATTTAGAAGAGCGATTTTATCGTGTTCAAGAAGAACAAGGGAGCAAAAAGGCAAAATCACTCTATAAGAAAGAGGTCATCAAACTATTCAGACCTTCTGTATTCAAAAGAACTTTTACTACACCGATTATGAGACACTCCCTGATAAGCCACTTTTGGAAGATGAGCTTCCGAAACTTAAAAAAGAACTTATCCTATACCCTTTTAAATACCACGGGTTTTGCGGCAGCCCTTGCCGTTTGCCTATTCTGCATCAATGCGATCTACTCCAATCAGCAGCTCGACAAGAATTTCTCTGATGGTGACCGAATCTATCGGGTAAATCTGGAAGCGAGAGATTTAGAAGGACAGAACCTGAGTGCAACTACGCAAATATCGCTCTATCAAAAAATACAAGAAGCAATCCCTGAGGCCGAAAATATTGCCATTATTCAAAATCAGGTAATGTATACCTCAGCTTACCTCAAAGGAGTCAGGAGGAACGTTTTGGGCCAGGGTATTAACAAAGACTTTTTCAAAATCTTCGACTATGAAATGGTTTTAGGCAGCTCAGAAACTCTTTTCGACAACCCAAAGCACATCATCATCACAAAAGAGTTGATGGATAAATATTACTCGGAAGAAACGGTGATTGGTTCCAGCCTAGGCAAGTACATAATTAGTGGTGTTGTCGAAGATCCCGCAAAAGTTTCTCACCTAGACTTTGAGTTCCTCCATAGTGAATATCAAGACCATACGGCTTCTGCATTTTATACGAGTTGGAAAATCTATTCCATGCAAGCTTTGTATATCAAGCTTTCACCTAATACAGATGTCTCCTATGTCAAGGATAAGCTTGCGCTACTTTCTGCAAGCATCAACAATGAACTCAACAACTCAGAAGAAGGGATTGAATACAATTACATTCTAGAGCCCTTGGCCAAAGTCGCTCAGTCGAATGCAATACAAAATAAGGGTGTACTCTTAAATGGAGAGGTGCAAAACATGCTCATCGGCCTGGTGATCATAACATTGATCATAGCCAATTTCAATTACACCAATTTGGCCATGGCTAGCGCTATATCAAGAGCAAAAGAAGTAGGGATTCGAAAGGTTTTAGGAACAGGAAAATATTCCTTGGTCTACCAATTTTTAATAGAGACTACGATGCTTTCCTTGCTAGGTCTTGCTTTTGCCCTCCTTCTGTTCAAACTATTGGCCCCTAGCGTAGCCTCCTTTACAGATTTCACTTTTCAAGAAAGACTAACACTTGGCCAAGTGTCGCTATTCTTCTCTTTCACTCTTTTTACTGGATTGATTTCGGGCCTAGTTCCTGGCCTATTCTTCTCAAATATTTCTATCCTCAGTCTATTCAGAAAAACAACTCAAAGGAGTGGAGTATCTCTTGATAGGCTCAAGAAAGGCCTAATGACTACCCAAGTAACGATAAGCCTCTTAGTTTTCACTTTAGGCATACTAGTTCTTTCACAATCCAGCCTTATTCTGGATCAAAAAACGCCATTTAGCGGAGAACAGGTTGTTGCACTAGACTTACCACCTTCGGATAGTTTGAGTACGGTATTTAGGACGGAAGCTGAACGTTTGAATGGCGTAGAATCCATAGCTGGTACTCTGGCTGTTCCATTCGTTAGCGCCTTTGGAAACTACGGTATCCGGAAACAACACGTAGAAGATCCAAACCAAAGGTATTCAGCTGTTATACTTCAGGCAGACAGTGGGTTCGTATCTACTTTCGGCAAATCTATAGATTGGCTGACGGACAAAGAAATAGCGGAGGATCGACCATATTTCTTAGTTAACAAGGCCTTTATCAAAGCAATGAACGACACAATAAAGACTTTCGACCAAACCACCTTCTCACTAGGCCGTGACTATTACCCCGTTTTGGGAATTATCAATGATTTAAACCTCTCAGACCCAATTGAAGAGGCTAAACCTGCAGCCATTTTGATCACACACGAATACCCGTTTAGTACACTCATGCTACGCATTAATGAAGCCTCTTTTGCGAGCACTCTTGGTCAATTAGGTGAACTATATCAATTGAGATACCCAAACAATGATTTTCAACCTGTATTCGTAGATGATGTGCTTGCAAACCGCATGAGTCAATTCAGGAATATAGTACGTGCTTTGATCTTTGTATTCGCATCTATCATTGCCATTACGCTCATGGGGCAAATCGGAATGGCCATGTACCAGGCCAAAACACGAGAGAAGGAAATTGGCATTCGGAAAGTTCTTGGTGCTGAATTCAAACAAATCATTCGCCTCATTCTAAAGTCTACTTTTTTACAGCTCATAGTTGCCGGATTAATTGCCTGTCCTTCGGCTTATCTATTATTTTCGAAGATGTCCCCAGACCTATCCATTCCTCTGGAAATCAAGGTCTACCATTTCGCTGGGGCGTTTCTGCTCTTTTCCATTGTCATATCTACATTGGTTTCCAGTCAAACCTGGAAGACCATCACACAAAACCCAGTTGACTCTTTACAAAACGAGTAA
- a CDS encoding ABC transporter permease, with product MKNFSHPPKFWTRLFKWLCNDSFYEELQGDLEERYVINLEAKGLQTAKSIYRKEVIKMIRPSVLKKTRTRTRLNNIAMFRNYSIVAFRSLIRNRLFSTINIFGLGISMAVALLTIAFATEINGYDSFHENKDRIYRITNAQVSQEGEIYRYASTSLLIGERARTEISGIEQTVSIYKGFGGDLRYDNNAYYTNGLFVSEEFLDVFTFPVLHGNPETALDEPFSVVLTEEMAIRVFGRTDVLGEVLRKSEQQYTVTGILKDLPKNSHIKFEAIASMSSMKSMERYKEGYFDSWHNMWSGYAYILLPENHNLDALDAQLKTIQEEENAKNTGEQEELRLELEGLMDIFPGDGKYNQLGTVMPKEKVNRMIILTIIVMFCACFNYANLTIARSLKRAKEIGVRKVVGANKSQIFFQFVSEAIFVSLLALTVAFLIFNLIKPQFLALDFYTSRTTTLDLTTLNYLNFTIFAIAIGVLAGLIPALLMTKFKLVSILKGVSHMKASKGFGLRNILVGIQFALSMGFAVLVTLAYQQYKHALNFDLGYTTENILNVPLHGNDADLVFNTLTQVAEVQAASKSAIVPSTGGLQSSRGRLIGGQDSTSIYMNTIDEHYIENLEHELLAGENFRKDDRQDQMIVNEQLIKAFHFETFEEALGRKVKFYSEERVIIGVVKDFHYGTIYNELKPFAFVKNQGRFQYVNLKVRSNNLLETMKKLEEAWMTIDQDHEFDAQFYHEQIERTYSDISSTMKTYGFLSIVAICVSILGLLGMAVYTAESRIKELTIRKVLGATVTNILVLLSKNFAVIFVIAAAAAIPLSLYIYRTTMLENIEFTQDVQFWEPGSGALAVIVVAMLTIGFQAIKAAKSNPAENLRNE from the coding sequence TTGAAGAATTTCTCACATCCTCCTAAATTCTGGACAAGGCTATTCAAATGGCTTTGCAATGATTCATTCTACGAAGAGCTGCAAGGTGATCTGGAGGAACGCTATGTGATCAATTTAGAAGCTAAAGGACTTCAAACAGCCAAGTCCATTTATCGCAAGGAGGTCATCAAAATGATTAGACCTTCGGTACTCAAAAAAACTAGAACTAGAACTCGTTTAAACAACATCGCCATGTTTAGAAATTATAGCATTGTGGCTTTTCGAAGTCTGATACGTAATCGCCTATTTTCTACAATTAACATTTTTGGTTTGGGCATCAGTATGGCAGTAGCCCTGCTCACTATTGCTTTTGCAACAGAAATCAATGGATATGATAGCTTTCATGAAAACAAGGACAGAATTTATCGTATTACCAATGCTCAGGTCAGTCAAGAAGGTGAGATATATCGTTACGCCAGCACATCGCTTTTAATCGGGGAACGAGCCAGAACAGAAATCTCAGGTATAGAGCAAACCGTTTCCATATATAAAGGATTTGGCGGAGACCTTAGATATGACAATAACGCCTACTATACGAATGGCCTGTTTGTCAGTGAGGAATTCCTGGATGTCTTCACCTTCCCTGTCTTGCACGGCAACCCAGAAACGGCATTGGATGAACCCTTCTCAGTAGTACTGACTGAGGAAATGGCAATTAGGGTTTTCGGAAGAACGGACGTTTTGGGAGAAGTTTTACGAAAGTCAGAACAGCAATATACAGTTACGGGAATTCTTAAAGACCTTCCTAAGAACTCTCATATCAAGTTCGAGGCTATTGCATCTATGAGCTCTATGAAATCAATGGAGCGTTACAAGGAAGGCTATTTTGATAGCTGGCATAACATGTGGAGTGGTTACGCCTACATTTTACTTCCGGAGAATCACAACCTAGATGCACTCGATGCGCAATTGAAAACTATTCAGGAGGAAGAAAACGCTAAAAATACTGGTGAACAAGAAGAGTTACGTCTAGAATTAGAGGGCTTAATGGACATATTTCCGGGTGATGGTAAGTACAATCAATTGGGCACTGTAATGCCCAAAGAGAAAGTCAATCGGATGATTATTCTAACGATCATAGTTATGTTCTGTGCCTGTTTCAATTATGCAAACCTGACCATAGCCCGCTCGTTGAAAAGGGCCAAAGAAATTGGTGTCAGAAAGGTTGTTGGAGCAAACAAAAGTCAAATTTTCTTCCAATTTGTTAGCGAAGCTATTTTTGTTTCGCTCCTAGCTCTTACGGTGGCTTTTCTCATTTTCAACCTCATAAAGCCTCAGTTCCTTGCCTTAGACTTCTACACTTCCAGAACTACCACTCTCGATTTGACAACACTGAACTACCTGAATTTCACGATCTTCGCCATCGCCATCGGGGTGCTTGCAGGTCTTATTCCGGCCTTATTGATGACAAAATTCAAATTGGTCTCTATTCTCAAAGGAGTATCCCATATGAAGGCCTCTAAAGGGTTTGGCCTTAGGAATATTCTAGTAGGCATACAGTTTGCATTGTCTATGGGATTTGCCGTTCTAGTTACACTGGCTTATCAACAATATAAACATGCACTCAATTTCGATCTTGGTTACACCACTGAGAATATTCTTAATGTACCACTTCACGGAAATGATGCCGATTTAGTATTCAATACACTTACTCAAGTAGCAGAAGTACAAGCTGCATCTAAATCGGCCATAGTACCAAGCACGGGAGGTTTGCAATCAAGCAGAGGACGACTTATTGGTGGGCAGGACTCAACTAGCATCTACATGAACACAATTGATGAGCACTACATAGAAAACCTCGAACATGAACTTTTGGCAGGAGAAAATTTCAGAAAAGATGACAGGCAAGACCAAATGATCGTCAACGAGCAATTGATTAAGGCATTTCATTTTGAGACTTTCGAAGAAGCCTTGGGCAGAAAGGTCAAGTTCTATAGCGAGGAAAGGGTAATAATTGGCGTTGTCAAGGATTTTCATTACGGAACTATTTACAATGAGCTAAAGCCTTTTGCCTTTGTTAAGAATCAGGGAAGGTTTCAATACGTTAATCTCAAAGTTAGGTCAAACAACTTACTAGAGACCATGAAGAAACTTGAAGAAGCGTGGATGACCATAGACCAGGATCATGAATTCGATGCACAGTTCTACCATGAACAGATAGAAAGAACTTACTCAGATATTTCCTCGACAATGAAGACCTATGGCTTCCTCTCCATTGTTGCCATTTGCGTTTCCATTTTAGGCCTTTTGGGAATGGCTGTTTATACGGCAGAATCTAGGATAAAAGAACTTACAATTCGCAAAGTACTAGGTGCAACTGTTACGAACATTCTGGTCTTACTATCTAAGAACTTTGCCGTCATTTTCGTAATTGCGGCTGCAGCTGCAATTCCACTTAGCCTGTATATTTATAGGACTACGATGCTAGAAAACATAGAATTCACCCAAGACGTGCAATTCTGGGAACCAGGCAGTGGTGCATTGGCCGTGATTGTAGTTGCTATGCTTACCATAGGCTTTCAAGCCATAAAGGCAGCAAAAAGCAACCCAGCGGAGAACCTTAGAAATGAATAA